CGCCACGTGGGAGCCGGAAGATCAGATCAACCTCTACACCACTTACAAGCTGACGGGTTCGCTGGACAAACTCACCCTTGGCGGTGGCGCGCGCTGGCAGAGCGAAGGCTGGAAGTCGATCAACAATGCAGGTCTGCGCCGTTCCGAAGTGCTCACCCAAGACGCGTACTGGTTGGTGGACCTGATGGCGCGCTACCAGATCACCGAGAACCTGTCGGCGACCCTGAACGTCAACAACGTGTTCGACAAGAACTACTACACCAACATCGGCTTCTACGATTCGGCCTACCCTGGCGACCCACGCAACATGATGGTCACCACGCGCTGGAATTTCTAACGCGGGCTAAATGTGGCGAGGGAGCTGGCTCCTTCGCCACACTTTTATCCGCACTAGTGACCGGCGCTTTGCCCACCATCGACATGCAAGATCTCGCCGGTCACAAACCCGGCGTTTTCCAGGTAGACGATGGCTTGGGCAATATCACTCACTTCGCCCATATGCCCAACCGGGTGTAACTGTCCCAACGCCTCGTGGGTGTGCTCGCCGTGCATCGGCGTCTTGATAATCCCCGGGCTCACCGCATTTACCCGAATCCCACGCTTGGCGTATTCAATCGCCAGAGATTTGGTCGCCGAATTCAACCCACCCTTGGTCAGGCTGGCGAGCACCGACGGCACCCCGTCAATGGCATGGTCGACGAGGCTGGTGGTGACGTTGACGATATGGCCGGCACGCTGCTTCTCCATCTCGGCGACGGCCAGTTGGGTGATGTAGAAAAATCCATTGAGGTTCACCGCCAGCACATTGGCGTAATCCTCCTGGGTATAGGCGGTGAAGGGTTTGGCGATGAAGATGCCGGCATTGTTGATCAGGCTGTCGATGCGCCCGAACGTGACCAGGGCATCGCGAATGACCCGCTGGGCGGTGGCAGGGTCGGCGATGTCACCGGCGACCGTGAGGATGTTGGGATCGGTGGATGGCTGGATCGAACGCGAGGTGGCGACCACGCGGTAATCAAGGGCGCGATAGGCCTGGACCACGGCGGCGCCGATGCCTTGGGAGGCGCCGGTAATGATAACGACTTTGCTCATGATGATGCTCCGTTAGGTGTTCAGGCTTGGGACTTGCGGTATTCGGTGGTGGTGATGCCGGCGTAGCCCCAGTTATCGGTATCGACTTCTTCAATGACGATGTGAGTCAGGTCAGGGCGTTTGTGCAGGACGCGTTCGAGGGTCTCGGTGAACTCGGCGATGACCTGTGCTTTTTGCTCCGGGGTAACGCCGTCACGGGTGATGCGCAGGCTGACAAAGGGCATGGCAGTGGCTCCAATGGCCGGCCATCGGGGTGATGGACGGGCGGTGAGGCCAATCTAGAAGTTCACTGCCAGGGGATAAAGGTGGGGCCAGGTACTTCATTAATGACGCGGCGTAACAAGTGCATGGCCGGCTGACTGGCTCGTGCCCATCCCGCGTCCAACGTTTTTCTGTATAACGCCGTCACTACTTTTGCGTTGCGAATGGATGCCAATGAACGCGTTGAAACTGATTGCCCTATTGATCGTCTTCCCTTTATTGCTGGCCGCCACCGGCGCTTGGGAACTACAGCGAATCGACATGGACGCCATGGGTGTTGCCCACGGCTTGAACCGTGTGCAGCTGTTCCTGGCACCCGGCGTGGTTTTCTTCGGGCTGCTGTCGACCTTGATCGGCGCAGGGGCGCTGGCGTGGATCCACCGCGCAGGCAAACGGGCGCAGCAGTCGCAAGTGATGCTGATCAGCACGTTCCTGGAGGGGCGACAGCTACTTCCAGGTTGGCTGGTGGGGCATATCGTGACGGTCTCGGTGGCAGTCGTGCTGGTTTTGGCCTACGAGTGCCTGGCGCTGTGGAAGCAAGAGGGCATATCGAGCTTTGAGGCCAAGCTGGCACTGTTGGCCCTGCTGGGCGAAGCCTTTTGTCTGTACGGCGTGTGGCTGTTGCTCAAACGATGCCTTGGCTTGCTGAGAATGTTCGAACCGTCGCCACGGCAGATGTTCGGCCAGTTGGTACGCCCGGACCAGGCGCCTCAATTGTGGCGTCAGGTAGAGGCATGGGCCGGTCAAATGGGCGCGCTACCGCCTGAGCACATCGTGGTGAGTTTGTCGCCGGGGTTCCATATCACCGCCTGCGACACCGGGTTGTACCCAGAAGGGTTGGCCCTGCAGGGACGCACCTTGCATCTGCCACTGTGCTACCTGGCGCTGTTGAGTCGTGAGGAAGTCGGCGCCATTGTCGGGCATGAATTGGCACATTTTGTGGGGGACAAGGCCGAGTACAGCCAGCGCTTTCTGCCACTGTTCGACGGGGCACGGCGCAACCTGGAAAACCTGGCCGCCAACCTGCAGGAGTGCTCGCCCCTCGAAGCGCGCCTGCTGAAACCTGTGGCGCTGTTCGGCAATCACTTCCTGGCTCAAATGCACAACGCCACCCTATCGCTTGGCCACAATCGCCAGTATGAAGCGGACGCAGCGGCCGCGACCCTGGCAGGCAACACCACACTGGCCTCGGCACTGTTGCGCATGGCCGTGCTCGGCCCGCAGGTCAAGACGTTGCTGGAGACCTATCTCGACTTGAACAAGCACAACTGGCCAGCGGTTGAAGACATTGCCTGGCAAGCGATCACCGAGTTGCAGCACCGTGAGTTGAAGCTGTCCAACCACGACCTGATCAACCCCCTGCCCCATCCTACCCACCGTTTACCGGCCACCGGTGAACGACTCAAGGCACTGGGTGTGCCGGTGCAGGACGTACTGGCCAGCGCAACCCGCAGCACCAGCACGCCCGTGGCGAACGCGGCACTGGACGCCTGGTTCAGCGATGCGCTGACACTGTGTCGGCAGCTGTCGGTTGAGCGGGTCACTGCGGCAGTCAATCAAGACACGCAATACACCGAAGAGCTTGAGACGCTCGCCAACGCCGTCGAAGGCGAGTTCACCTTGCATGAAGGCGCGCGACTCAGAGGCATCGTGATGGTGGCGATCGCGTTGCCGTGCGCCGCGCTGTTGCTGTTCCTGCTGATGTTGAATGGTTTGGCGCCTGGGCGGTTCAGCGAGGATAAAGTCCTGGCGTTCTGGGTTGCTGCCGGGCTCGCATGCCTGGGTTTGGTGTGGGGTGCCAGGCTGATCAAACGTTCGCCGCTCGCCGCACTGCGCATCACGCCGGATCACCTGTTCTACAACAACCTGGCGCAACCGTTACCGATTCGGGACATTGCCAAAGTGGAGGTGGTGGACAGTGCTGGGCTCTACGTGTTTGTGCATCTGGAACCCGGTGCACCTTGGCCGGCAGCGCGTGCCACAGGTTTTGGCGTACCCGGCGTGTGGCGTCAGAAGTGGCGCCGCGTACTGACCTTGCGCGCCGAGTACCTGTGTATCGACGGGGAGCGTGTTCACAGCAGCGACGTGCTGAACCTGCTGGTCGACTACATCAACGCTTCACGAGCCCGCGAGCAATTGCAGCAACAGGCACCACGCGTCCCCAAGGCAGCCACGCAGCGCGGTTTTTCGGTATAACCAGGGTCATCGCGTTGTGAACGGACTCCTATGAACGCCCTGAAGCTGATCTTCCTGCTGGTGATTTTCCCGTTGCTGCTGGCCACCTTGGTGGCTGGGAGCGCCAGCGCGCTGATGAGTCGACCACCGCCGCGATCGACTACCACATCAATGTGGACATCGCTAAACAGCAATTACAGGCGCTGGCGGCGAAGGATCCGGCGGCAATGGTCGATCTGGTCAATGAAAAGATCAGCGTGCAACTGGCCCTCTCACGGCTGGAAAAAATCGAGACCGAACTGCCCATCGCCCACCGCGTGAACCGTGCAATGCGCGCCATCGCACCGTGGGTGATCGGCCTGGGATTGCTCGCAGCATTAATAGGCTCGGCTGCATTGCTCGCCACGCGTTGGGCGGGACACCGCGCGCAGCAATCGCGGGAAAAACTGCTGCAGGTGTTCTCCCTCGGCAGTCGGTTATTGCCCTATGGGTTGGTGAGCCATGTCGTGGCGATGGCGGCAACCGTTGCGTTGGCCTTGAGCTTCGAAGGCCTGGCGCTGTGGCATATCGGTCGGTTAGGCAGCGGTGAAATCAAGCTGATGGCGGTGCTGGGGGTGGTCGCTGTGTTCTGCCTATATTCGATCTGGCTGCTGCTCAAGCAATTGCGCTACATGCTGGGCATGTTCAAGGCCGAGCCCCTGGAGATGTTCGGGTTGGCCGTGACGCCCGAGGACGCGCCAGGGTTATGGAAGCAGGTGAACGAACTGGCCGAGCGATTGGGCGCACTGCCACCGGACCACATCGTGGTGAGCCTCACCCAAGGTTTTTACGTGACCTCCAGCGACGCTAGCGTCCTGCCCTCTAACACACCACTGCGCGGGCGCACCCTGCATCTGCCATTTCTGCACCTGGGCTTGCTGAGCCAGGACGAAGTCTGCGCCGTGATCGGCCATGAGCTGGCGCATTTTGCCGGAGAAGACACGGAGTACAGCCAGCGCTTTTTGCCGATCTACGATGGCGTGCAGCGTAGCCTCGGTGCGTTGGCACAAACGATGTTGGCCAGCGACGCAATCCAAGGCCGCCTGATGCGCCCTTCATTCAGGTTTGGCGTGTATTTCATGGAGCACTTCGACCATGCGGTGAACCATTGGAGCCGCGAGCGCGAGCTACTGGCAGACGCCGCTGGCGCGCGATTGGTTGGCAGTGCGGCTGCCGCTTCGGCGTTATTGCGCGTGTCGGTACTGCATGCGCCCCTGGACAACGCGTTGATCTCGACGTGGGAAAATGCCGCCAAAGCCGATCTGCCCAGCGCCGTCCTGACAGCGATGCAAGCCGTTGAGCTGCACTTGCCACCTGAGGCGCTGGAGATTCACCAGCCCCACCCCACCGACTCACATCCCTCCAATGGGGAACGCCTGCAAGCGCTGCAGGTGACCTTGGAAGACGCGGTGCATAGCGCCGTTCGCGCAGTGGATGCCGAGGCCGCAGATGCGCAAATCGATAGGTATTTCAGCGCCCCACGCACTGTGCGTGGAGCGTTGTCCCGCGACCTGGTCGACACGTTGGCGTCTGAAGAATCTGCACACACGCATCTGCTGCAAACCCTGGCCACCGCGACCGAAGGCGAGCGCAGCTTGCGCGAGGGCGGCCAGTGGCGCGGCGCGCTGATGGCAGTGCTGGGCCTGCCCTTTTGCTGTTGGCTCTGTTTGCCATCAGCCGCCCCTGGCTCGCCCCGGAACGCCTGAAAGGCACGCCGCTGTCAGCGCTCGGCGCAGGTGCGTGCCTGGGCATCATTGGGGTGGGTTTTCTATGGCTGGGCATCCGGCGCTTCAAGCGCGCACCACAGACCGCATTACGCCTGACGGCTGAGCATTTTGTGTTCAACAACCTGACGCAACCGTTGCCCATCGAGCATATCGACGACATCACGTTGCAGTTCGCCCAAGGGATCTGGGTGACGGTTCAACTGACGCCCGAGGCACCGTTACCCGAAACACGTAAAACCGCGTTCGGCGTACCCGGTGTGCGGGTCAACAAGAAGAAACGCCAGCTGATGTTGCAGATGGCGCAACTGTGCATCGACGGTAAAAAATCGAGCCCTACGAAGGGCTTTCAATGATGCTCGACTACAAAAACGCTGCAATGGCACGCAGGATTTTGCAGCACCGTGAGGACTGATCCACCGGCATAAAAAACCCCGAACCAGTCGGGGTTTTTTATCGCCTGAATCAGACGCTACACACGATCACTTAGAAAACGTTGATCGGGTAGTCGGCGAACAGACGCAGTTCGTTACCACCTACGTTGTAGTCGCTGGCGTTGCTGGACACACGCAACCACGAGGCACGAGCACGCAGGCTCAGGTCTTTGGCTGGGCCGCTCTGAACGACGTATTTGAACTGGTTGAAGATTTCACGCTCGGTGCCATTGCCGCGGCCAGAGCCGTCGTCAATGTTGGTACCGCGTACGTAAGCAACGTTGTAGCTCAGGCCAGGCACGCCGAAGGCGCTGAAGTCCAGGCCGTAGCCTGCTTGCCAGGAGCGCTCGTCCTTGCCGTTGAAGTCAGACCAGTAGGAGTTGGCCAGCAGGATGGTGTTGCCGCCGTCGCCGATACCGGTGTCCTTGGTATTGTCGCGGTAGCCACCGTATAGGTAGCCAGTGTCGCCGGTGCTACGCTGGTGAGCCACGGTGAAGCTGTGCGGGCCGACAGCCCAAGTGGCGCCCAGGCTCCAGATCTTGTTGTCGCGCGCGTCGCCATCGCCACGCTGCTCGGCAAAGCTGCGATCCAGCTTGGTTTTGTAGCCGTTGAAGTCAAAGGTCAGCGACTGCTTCTCTGGCAGAGCCAGCACGTAGTTGACGTTGACGTATTGCTTTTTCAGCACGTCCTGCATGTTGGAGGCGTACAGCGCAGCCGACAGGCTTTCGGTGAATTTGTAGCTACCACCGAGGTAGTCGATGCTCTTCAGGTTGCCGCTGTCGGTGCCTTCGGCACTCTTGCGAGCTTCCTTGGTGAAGTGACCAGCGTCCAGTTGCAGGCCTTCGATCTCTTTGGAAACGATCGAAGTACCGGTGTAGGTTTCCGACAGCAGACGCGAGTTGTCGTACTGCAGAACCGGCACGGCCGGGAACTGGTCACCGTATTTCAGCACAGTGTTGGAAACACGGAATTTGACGGCTGCGCCGCCCTTGGCCAGATCGTCGGCCGCTTCGCCGTTGCGAGTGGAGCCATCCGCGCGCGTGGTGCTTGGGCCGGTCTTGAAGAAGTCGATACCACCCGCGCCAGCGCGGCCTCGGCCACCGTCCAGACGGATAGCGTATTGGCCGATCACGTCCACACCTACACCGACGGTGCCTTGGGTGAAGCCGGACTCGAACTTGCCGATGAAGCCTTGGCCCCATTCGGCTTTATCTTGCTTGTGGTTCTTGTAGTCACGGCTGATGTAAGCGTTGCGTGCTGCGATGTTCAGGTGGCTGTCTTCGACGAAACCCTTGGATTGCTCCTGGTCGTTTGCCATTGCGGCCGATGCGCTCAAAATCCCCAGAGCGATCAGACTCATCCGTTGCTTCAACATTTTCTTGTATTCCTTATCACTGGTTGAGTACGCGTTGTGACACCAGGCTCCGTGTTGCTTTTCTGGTGTCGACTTTTTCCGGAAAAAGAAGGCCCGCGGACGACTTAACATGCCGCGGGCCTTTTTTTATTGGATGAGTCATGGCGGTTAGCCACAGGCGTTGGGCGCAATCCTAGTCGCGCGTTGAACTATGTGTCAATTTCGTGAATCGTCTGTATTTAGGCGAAATAATTCTAAGCAACGACCTATAGCCTTTCTGAAAACGACCAAAACCCCTTCCTTACGACCTCAAAAACACATTTCGTAACACATTTCAAAGCCGATACATTTGGGAGCTCATTACGCACGCAAATGCAAAGCATTACCATTCGCGCGTAATTTCCTCCCTAATAATTCGGATACATTCCCCATGCCTGCCCCTCGCCTGACGCCCATGACCCTTGGGCTTTCCGTTCTGCTGTCTGCCGGTTTTGCCTGTGCGGCCACCACCTTGCCCGAGACCTCGATCAGCGCCGAAGCGGACGAAGACGACCCTCGCGTCAAGGAAACCAGCACCGCAACCCGCACCGCCACACCGGTTCGCTACGTGCCCCAGGCGATCGACTCGGTGAAGACCGAAAGCCTGCGCTCCTACGGCACCAATGACCTGGGCCAGGCCTTGAGCGGCATTCCCAACGTCAGCAGCGGCGCCGACACGCGCTTCGACAGCTTGCGCATCCGTGGTTTTGACGCGAGCAATGACTTCTACCTG
The Pseudomonas poae DNA segment above includes these coding regions:
- a CDS encoding SDR family oxidoreductase; the protein is MSKVVIITGASQGIGAAVVQAYRALDYRVVATSRSIQPSTDPNILTVAGDIADPATAQRVIRDALVTFGRIDSLINNAGIFIAKPFTAYTQEDYANVLAVNLNGFFYITQLAVAEMEKQRAGHIVNVTTSLVDHAIDGVPSVLASLTKGGLNSATKSLAIEYAKRGIRVNAVSPGIIKTPMHGEHTHEALGQLHPVGHMGEVSDIAQAIVYLENAGFVTGEILHVDGGQSAGH
- a CDS encoding 4-oxalocrotonate tautomerase family protein — protein: MPFVSLRITRDGVTPEQKAQVIAEFTETLERVLHKRPDLTHIVIEEVDTDNWGYAGITTTEYRKSQA
- a CDS encoding peptidase M48, Ste24p, translated to MNALKLIALLIVFPLLLAATGAWELQRIDMDAMGVAHGLNRVQLFLAPGVVFFGLLSTLIGAGALAWIHRAGKRAQQSQVMLISTFLEGRQLLPGWLVGHIVTVSVAVVLVLAYECLALWKQEGISSFEAKLALLALLGEAFCLYGVWLLLKRCLGLLRMFEPSPRQMFGQLVRPDQAPQLWRQVEAWAGQMGALPPEHIVVSLSPGFHITACDTGLYPEGLALQGRTLHLPLCYLALLSREEVGAIVGHELAHFVGDKAEYSQRFLPLFDGARRNLENLAANLQECSPLEARLLKPVALFGNHFLAQMHNATLSLGHNRQYEADAAAATLAGNTTLASALLRMAVLGPQVKTLLETYLDLNKHNWPAVEDIAWQAITELQHRELKLSNHDLINPLPHPTHRLPATGERLKALGVPVQDVLASATRSTSTPVANAALDAWFSDALTLCRQLSVERVTAAVNQDTQYTEELETLANAVEGEFTLHEGARLRGIVMVAIALPCAALLLFLLMLNGLAPGRFSEDKVLAFWVAAGLACLGLVWGARLIKRSPLAALRITPDHLFYNNLAQPLPIRDIAKVEVVDSAGLYVFVHLEPGAPWPAARATGFGVPGVWRQKWRRVLTLRAEYLCIDGERVHSSDVLNLLVDYINASRAREQLQQQAPRVPKAATQRGFSV
- a CDS encoding OprD family porin — its product is MLKQRMSLIALGILSASAAMANDQEQSKGFVEDSHLNIAARNAYISRDYKNHKQDKAEWGQGFIGKFESGFTQGTVGVGVDVIGQYAIRLDGGRGRAGAGGIDFFKTGPSTTRADGSTRNGEAADDLAKGGAAVKFRVSNTVLKYGDQFPAVPVLQYDNSRLLSETYTGTSIVSKEIEGLQLDAGHFTKEARKSAEGTDSGNLKSIDYLGGSYKFTESLSAALYASNMQDVLKKQYVNVNYVLALPEKQSLTFDFNGYKTKLDRSFAEQRGDGDARDNKIWSLGATWAVGPHSFTVAHQRSTGDTGYLYGGYRDNTKDTGIGDGGNTILLANSYWSDFNGKDERSWQAGYGLDFSAFGVPGLSYNVAYVRGTNIDDGSGRGNGTEREIFNQFKYVVQSGPAKDLSLRARASWLRVSSNASDYNVGGNELRLFADYPINVF